The sequence AACGCGGGAGCAGCGTCGATCGCATCCTGACGATTCCCGACGACCGAGCGCTGATCGCCGACTACGCCGCCCGCTGGAACGACGCGTTCGACGCCGTGATCGTCACCGGCGGGATCGGCGGCACGCCTGATGACGTGACTGTCGAAGCCGTCGCGGACGGCCTCGACCGCGAGTTCGTCGTCTTCGATCGCATTCGAGAGCGATTGTTCGAGAAGGCGGCCGAGTTCCGCGACGAGAATCCGGACTTAGTCGAGGAGTACGACCTCGAGCTCGATCTCGACGCCGCGGCGTCGCTGCCCGAGGGCGCGACGCCGATCGTGACCGACGCGGGCTGGGCACCGGGCTGTATCGTCGAGAACGTCTACGTCTTCGCCGGCATCCCCGACGAGATGCAGGCCATGTTCCGCGCGGTCGAAGACGAGTTTCGTGGCGACGCCGTCGCCAAGACGATCTACACGCCCGCTCCCGAGGGATCGCTGCACGAGGTGCTCGAGGGGGTCACTGAAACGTTCGACGTCAGCGTCGGCAGCTATCCGCGGGGCGAGAATCGGCCGGGGCGGATCCGCGTGCGAGGGACCGACGAGGCAGCCGTCGAGGACGCGATCGCCTGGCTCGAGGACCGCGTCGAAACGACCGCGCCGCCGTCGGCCAAGTAGTCAGCGTTACCGGTACAGCGAGACGTAGAGCATGCCGAAACCGACGATAAACGGCACCGTCTCGACGACGCGAAACAGCGTCATCGGATCGGGGAGTTGCGAAACGATCGTCGTGAGTCCGACACCCATACTGAGAAACGCGAAGCCGATGAACGCGGACTCCAGGCGCTTGGACTGGCGTTGGCGGTAGGACTGGAAGCTGATGAGCGTCAGCCCGAGCGAGAGCGCGAAGACGGCCATCTGCATCACCATGAGCAGCGCCTGACTGAGCCCGGCGACGGTCATCGGGTCTCACCGGCGCGTGCGGTCGGTGTCGCTGTGTCTCCTGTCATGTTATCTCGAGTCGTTAGTTCACGCCGAGTTCGTCCCAGAGCTGTGAAAACCGATCGGGGAGGTTCTCCTCCCGGAAGATACGAACGTCGTACTCGTCGTCGTCGAGCGAGATGACCGTGCTGTTGAAGTTACACGTGTACTCCTTGTAGTGGTTCCCGTCGTCCGCGACGAGGGTGCGGTACTCGATAAGATCGTTCGCTTCGAGGAGCTCGAGGCGGCGATAGATCGTCGGTTGGGAGAGATCGAGCCGCTCGGCCAACTCCTTCGCGGAGCCGGGCTCGCGGCTGATCGAGGCGAGGACGGTCCGGGCGTGCTCGTCCCCGATCGTATTGAGAATCTCCTCGATGGAGGATTCGTCGTCCATACGTGACCGCTTTGGAGATTCATCGCTAAATGTTTTCCGAGTAGTAGAGAGTGTCTTTGACGCTGATAAATCTCATCGCCCGGTCATCGTCACCGCTCGAGAGCGGTGTGAGACAGCCACAAAAGCGTCGTTATCGCCGACGAAGCGACCGAGACCGGTTCATATCGATTGTCACCGCGATCGTCACGTCGCGTCTTCAATTTGCGAAAATACCTATATATACCCCTTCTCCTGATCCGCAGTCGCTGTCGACGATATATGGTGGTGCAGTGTAAGGTCCGAATATGGCAACGACGAACGGCGTATCAGACGGGATGACCGAACCGTGTGCGGTCTGCGGAACCGATACGCTTCACGAGGTTTCGATCCAACTGATAACCGAGGGCGACGACGACGAAACCGCTCAGTACTCCCGCGAACCCTACCGCGTCCGCGAGTGCTCGCGCTGTGGCAACCGCGAGAGCAAGCGGATGAACAACGCGTGACGCAACTGGTGCGGTCCTGACGAGTCGGTCGCGTCGATCCGCTTCGTTTCGAGGATTCGATTTGCGACCATCCGGAGCCTGACGACGACGAGACGAGTTATTTTCCTGCTTGGCGACCGGGGCTGTTCGCTCGGCCTCCGACGTGGTTTCGCTGGCATCGAATCACTGCAGACCGCGTACTCCGTGTTTTCCGTCGCACCGCGAACTGGCCATCGTCGACCGTTCGATCGAGCGTATCGAATACGACAATCGTCTTTGATTACCGCCGGCTGGCCCCCGTCTGCAGGTTTCGTTTCGGTTGGTCGGTCCCGTGACTTATCACAAACGGGATAAACTATCTCGAGGTGGAGATTATAATAATGTACGATAATTATATACGATCCGTGGTGTGATCCACTTCGCTTAGTTCAGAGTCCCGATTACGTCCTGCGATTAGCAACGTTGGATATTAAAATCATATAATCTGTATTACCGTAACTAGTCGCAAACGCGGCCAAATTACCGATCTCGAGAGCGCAGATAATGATCTCATAAGTTATGCAAATCCACCACGCTATATACGGATGAGAAATGAATCCAGTATCGGCTAATTATGGAAAACGCTTATATGGCTATTCCTCATATGATAGTACAGATTATGACTGGATATTACGAC comes from Haloterrigena salifodinae and encodes:
- a CDS encoding competence/damage-inducible protein A, which produces MHVAIVTVGDELLAGATTNTNASWLAERITERGSSVDRILTIPDDRALIADYAARWNDAFDAVIVTGGIGGTPDDVTVEAVADGLDREFVVFDRIRERLFEKAAEFRDENPDLVEEYDLELDLDAAASLPEGATPIVTDAGWAPGCIVENVYVFAGIPDEMQAMFRAVEDEFRGDAVAKTIYTPAPEGSLHEVLEGVTETFDVSVGSYPRGENRPGRIRVRGTDEAAVEDAIAWLEDRVETTAPPSAK
- a CDS encoding DUF7521 family protein, with the translated sequence MTVAGLSQALLMVMQMAVFALSLGLTLISFQSYRQRQSKRLESAFIGFAFLSMGVGLTTIVSQLPDPMTLFRVVETVPFIVGFGMLYVSLYR
- a CDS encoding ArsR/SmtB family transcription factor, coding for MDDESSIEEILNTIGDEHARTVLASISREPGSAKELAERLDLSQPTIYRRLELLEANDLIEYRTLVADDGNHYKEYTCNFNSTVISLDDDEYDVRIFREENLPDRFSQLWDELGVN
- a CDS encoding DUF7835 family putative zinc beta-ribbon protein gives rise to the protein MATTNGVSDGMTEPCAVCGTDTLHEVSIQLITEGDDDETAQYSREPYRVRECSRCGNRESKRMNNA